Proteins co-encoded in one Capsicum annuum cultivar UCD-10X-F1 chromosome 9, UCD10Xv1.1, whole genome shotgun sequence genomic window:
- the LOC124887165 gene encoding uncharacterized protein LOC124887165, whose product MTNVSHVNDAGTSVAATNITTTSRTSTPQAMAPAEKPENSRRYSNFLCRNYTLSDLTDNLYNVYSGMKTLKALWSTLERKYKTEDVGTKMLFVAIFLEYKMIDSKSIVSQVRELQVIIQDLLAEGLVMNKAFQVAAIIEKLPPMWKDFKNYLKHKQKNMTVEYLIVRLHTEEYNKATERRSKLNYAMSGANIVEDDHNNLKKRKKTGQEINQLKMKFKEKFFNCGKIDHKSTDYRALKKGKKKEQANMAKFKNKIDDLYAMLSECNLEGNSLEWWMVLVPPTTFLQIKSSLLRSLQLKAKRRSIW is encoded by the exons atgactaatgTTAGTCATGTTAATGATGCTGGGACAAGTGTGGCAGCAACGAATATTACTACAACTAGTCGTACAAGTACTCCACAGgcaatggcaccagcggagaaacccGAAAATTCACGG AGATATTCTAATTTCCTATGCAGGAATTACACTCTAAGTGACCTCACAGACAATctatacaatgtgtatagtggaatgaagacGTTAAAAGCATTATGGAGTACgctggaaagaaaatacaagactgaaGATGTTGGAACCaagatgttatttgttgcaatattccTTGAGTATAAAATGATCGACAGCAAGTCTATCGTATCTCAAGTACGGGaactgcaagttatcatccaAGATCTCCTTGCGGAAG GTTTGGTTATGAACAAGGCATTTCAAGTTGCTGCCATAATAGAGAAGTtgccacctatgtggaaggacttcaagaactacttgaaacataaacaAAAGAATATGACAGTCGAATATCTCATAGTAAGGCTACACACTGAAGAATACAACAAAGCCACAGAAAGGAGATCAAAATTAAATTATGCAATgagtggagcaaacattgtagaagacgaccacaacaaCTTAAAAAAACGGAAGAAAACTGGACAAGAAATCAATCAACTTAAGatgaaattcaaggaaaaattctttaattgtggcaagattgaccACAAGTCAACTGATTATCGTGCCctaaagaaaggcaaaaagaaggaaCAAGCAAATATGGCTAAATTCAAGAACAAAATAGATGATCTGTATGCCATGTTGTCTGAATGTAACTTGGAGGGAAATTCTCTAGAATGGTGGATGGTTCTGGTGCCACCAACCACGTTTTTGCAAATAAAGAGTTCTTTGCTGCGTTCGCTCCAGCTCAAGGCGAAGAGAAGATCTATATGGTAA